The following are encoded together in the Paludisphaera mucosa genome:
- a CDS encoding basic secretory protein-like protein: MHRLAPLLSWIIILPASASGGDPVAAVVDSTLGTAGDRIRQYAFDGDDATSYATSATPGENDSVSLVFDEPVLVKSVEVRTGGPDGAGRLDVGSLEGSSDGKSFERLAGFGDGLAKAEPGRALRAIRVLPGKDAKGPLAVREIVVDSEPALKRFAYPVEVVVDEVDAPAMRGWAENAAKACERSYGLINEALRSDGFRAARVIRLSLKDGIDVPAFASGNRITGSVKWFQDHPDDVGAMIHETTHVVQRYRGRGNPGWLVEGVADYVRFILYEPQNIGGLNPRTARYDQSYRVTARFLDYINRKYDKEFVLKLNRAMRRGDYSDDLFKESTGKSKAELGEEWRATLQK; the protein is encoded by the coding sequence ATGCACCGCCTCGCGCCGCTGCTCTCATGGATCATCATTTTGCCGGCATCCGCCTCGGGAGGCGATCCGGTGGCGGCCGTCGTCGATTCGACGCTCGGCACCGCCGGCGACCGCATCCGCCAGTACGCCTTCGACGGCGACGACGCGACGTCCTACGCGACCTCGGCGACGCCCGGCGAGAACGACTCCGTCTCGCTCGTGTTCGACGAGCCGGTCCTCGTCAAATCGGTCGAGGTCCGGACCGGCGGGCCGGACGGCGCGGGCCGGCTCGACGTCGGGTCGCTCGAAGGTTCGTCCGACGGCAAGTCGTTCGAGCGGCTGGCGGGGTTCGGCGACGGGCTCGCGAAGGCCGAGCCCGGGCGGGCGCTCAGGGCGATCCGCGTCCTGCCGGGGAAGGACGCCAAGGGGCCGCTGGCCGTCCGCGAGATCGTCGTCGATTCGGAGCCGGCGCTGAAGCGGTTCGCCTACCCGGTCGAGGTCGTCGTCGACGAGGTCGACGCGCCGGCGATGCGGGGCTGGGCCGAGAACGCCGCGAAGGCGTGCGAGCGGTCCTACGGCCTCATCAACGAGGCCCTGCGCAGCGACGGATTTCGGGCCGCCCGGGTCATCCGCTTGTCGCTCAAGGATGGGATCGACGTCCCGGCCTTCGCCTCCGGGAACCGGATCACCGGCTCGGTGAAGTGGTTCCAGGACCACCCGGACGACGTCGGCGCGATGATCCACGAGACGACCCACGTCGTCCAGCGCTATCGCGGCCGCGGCAACCCCGGATGGCTCGTCGAAGGCGTCGCCGACTACGTCCGCTTCATCCTCTACGAGCCCCAGAACATCGGCGGCCTCAATCCCAGGACCGCCCGCTACGACCAGAGCTACCGCGTCACGGCCCGGTTCCTCGACTACATCAATCGCAAGTACGACAAGGAATTCGTCCTCAAGCTCAACCGGGCCATGCGCCGGGGCGACTACTCCGACGACCTCTTCAAGGAGTCGACCGGCAAGTCCAAGGCGGAGCTGGGCGAGGAATGGCGGGCGACGCTCCAGAAGTGA
- a CDS encoding leucine-rich repeat domain-containing protein, producing the protein MPTSNESPRRPPRLRVRMSLQAALGLVLLAAAWLGWIAHGARIQRDAVRDVERNGGGVLYDWQAAHRVADVGGEPIFPRWLTDHLGVDVFSDAVYCASCSRQTVDAHLVPIGRLTRLRRLDLSGSGVTDAGLAALEGLQRLGYLELGGTDIGDAGLMHVGRLAALEELYLNGTKVGDAGLAHLKGLGELRTLYLGGTRVTDAGLAEMKGLPNLRALVLLRTRITEAGLLHLKSYPRLEWLVLGNLRIGDAGLAHLKNMRNLRHLAFDDEVVESGISPTAVEELRVALPKLKINY; encoded by the coding sequence ATGCCGACCTCGAACGAGTCCCCACGACGCCCACCGCGACTCCGTGTGCGGATGAGCCTTCAGGCCGCGCTCGGCCTGGTCCTGCTGGCGGCCGCCTGGCTCGGTTGGATCGCCCACGGCGCCCGCATCCAGCGCGACGCCGTCCGGGACGTCGAGCGGAACGGCGGCGGGGTCCTGTACGATTGGCAGGCCGCACATCGGGTCGCCGACGTCGGCGGCGAGCCCATCTTCCCGAGATGGCTGACCGACCACCTCGGGGTCGACGTCTTCTCCGACGCCGTCTATTGCGCCTCTTGCTCGCGGCAGACCGTGGACGCGCATCTGGTCCCGATCGGACGGCTGACGCGGCTCAGGCGGCTGGATCTCTCGGGTTCGGGGGTGACCGACGCGGGCCTCGCGGCGCTGGAGGGATTGCAGCGACTCGGATACCTCGAACTCGGCGGGACCGACATTGGGGACGCGGGTCTCATGCACGTTGGACGCCTGGCGGCCCTTGAGGAGCTCTATCTCAACGGGACGAAGGTCGGGGACGCCGGACTGGCCCACCTGAAGGGCCTCGGCGAGCTGCGCACGCTCTACCTCGGCGGCACCCGGGTGACCGACGCCGGGTTGGCCGAAATGAAGGGCCTGCCCAACTTGCGAGCCCTGGTCCTCTTGAGAACCCGCATCACGGAGGCGGGCCTCCTCCATTTGAAGTCGTATCCCAGGCTCGAATGGCTCGTCCTCGGGAACCTGCGGATCGGCGACGCCGGGCTGGCTCATCTCAAAAACATGAGGAATCTGCGCCACCTGGCATTCGACGATGAGGTCGTCGAATCCGGGATCTCGCCGACCGCCGTCGAGGAGCTGCGCGTCGCGCTGCCGAAGCTGAAGATCAACTACTGA
- a CDS encoding C39 family peptidase, which produces MSATIEGHGAVAAAPADLGRIRELYEAGDYLGAFEVARGLGPMTRWPGASAKVLAGRLAWQLGAVRLGLALPLRAWRDDPRDPEALYYRARAMLGRRGPLAAWRFLGRVGPLDAAPDEIRADWEATHAMALGGLRDFERAELRLAEAERITPGRAWLRVERASLLEMEDRYEEALAAAREALALSTWYRPAVQSTAHLLQLLDREAEALEFLAEADRRMNSGVIVGQLAGFQFEAGLHAESMASLDRYEALSPMMDATTRRWLAARRSDAAYRLGDVAAAVTYAREAGEGFFREVADRMQAAEDDRRVRLGVRFVRQHHQTCAPATLAALARFWGREADHLEVAEAICYDGTPDHRERSWAGANGWRAREFTVTWDAAVALLDRGVPFTLTTVEPQSAHLQAVIGYDARRATLLIRDPTLPHEGEALAGPFLERYRSVGPRGMAMVPSARAELLDGVDLPDAGLFDRLHRIQVALRGHDRDAAAAELAAMRAEAPDHRLTHQARRHLALYDADGPTNLEVVAAMRAQFPDDVNLRLFHLSCLRELGRRDDRLALYREACAAPTADPILFRQFAEELLADARDQEAAGRMVARAMRARPTDAASISILARLAWNAGRRDEALELHRFASCLSDKDEWLARAYFGAARMLRRQEEPLALLHDRSRRYGARSSAPARTLHAALAMLDRSAEAQAVLDEALRFRPDDGELLLYAAEADAAAGEFERASARVEAARPHCRRGDWLRAAAALASARGDLPGSLALWRDVLRAEPAALDANRAAAGLLAETEGRAASYAHLESACGRSPHNYALHQALVEQARGEGPEVAEPALRRLLEIHPASAWGRREMAMLLSRTGRHDQAAAEMAVAAALEPDSTYEAGIRGRIHEDAGRPAEARAAYREAVRRDVDNEDAVARLIAICDSQADRLDAIAFVAAELERQVIFGDGLLVFARYARGHLGSDGLLATLVAAWEARPDLWHAWSALIDERVGRGELDEAEGLARRAAERFPLLPRIHLDLSAVLRVRGDVEGERAALRRALQISPGWGRAACQLAQSLEGEKLFEESRGVLERAVASAPLDAQVNGYLADALWSLGEKDAARDRIAVALRLDPGYAWAWRAFAAWSKEVGSPDAAVALAREVVAARAGDARAWKALEGALEDRPETLDERLAALDRAAALAPRDDVVHDRRAEILAEAGRFDEAEAACAPPGWGDRPPSNLRGRAAWVAARRGDRAGARARMRPIVEEEPDYAWGWRRLAEWAREDGDAPAYLEAAEQLARLDSGDPYSLGALGEARLRNGDRAGAKEGFRRALAIDPAYDFAALNLFTLELADGRLDAAEEALRPLMAPEYEYPAYVVAREVQLHAARKDRPAAIEALERLCVAADPGSEWPWRAADAALVAAGWRRAADRAFQAALARPGAAPNVGEMWASRRGALRAWRVGRTLRRLLPTGGEAARRALEAHVKVLGEARSGALLRLTVWRHRAALRAHADCWGMVGYALGRASRPRAVVRWLEDWTNRQGVKPWMLVALALAQRSLGRDVQANRIDRAAMDLPEDGRRPWHAAWLALDALCEGDAAAAAAWLAVPGAPDFNGLHAYVHGLATILLEVERADPGARVIAAGSGLRRLRELGRSSLVDPVDRALAMRACRRVGRRLAAHVPVWRRPLVRVGLELQPPRVAGRA; this is translated from the coding sequence ATGTCGGCGACGATCGAGGGACACGGGGCCGTCGCGGCGGCCCCGGCCGATCTGGGGCGGATCCGCGAGCTATACGAGGCCGGCGACTACCTGGGCGCCTTCGAGGTCGCCCGGGGCCTGGGCCCGATGACGCGGTGGCCGGGCGCGTCGGCGAAGGTGCTCGCCGGACGCCTGGCCTGGCAGCTCGGGGCGGTCCGCCTGGGGCTGGCGCTCCCCCTGCGCGCCTGGCGGGACGACCCCCGCGACCCCGAGGCTCTCTACTACCGGGCGCGGGCGATGCTGGGCCGCCGCGGCCCGCTGGCGGCCTGGCGGTTCCTGGGTCGCGTCGGGCCGCTGGACGCCGCCCCGGACGAGATCCGCGCCGACTGGGAGGCCACGCACGCCATGGCCCTCGGCGGGCTCCGCGACTTCGAACGCGCCGAACTCCGGCTGGCCGAGGCCGAGCGGATCACGCCCGGCCGCGCCTGGCTCCGGGTCGAGCGGGCGAGCCTACTGGAGATGGAGGACCGTTACGAGGAGGCCCTGGCCGCCGCCCGCGAGGCCCTGGCGCTCTCGACCTGGTATCGGCCGGCCGTGCAGTCGACGGCCCACCTGCTGCAACTGCTCGACCGCGAGGCCGAAGCCCTGGAGTTCCTGGCCGAGGCCGACCGTCGCATGAATTCGGGCGTGATCGTCGGGCAGCTCGCGGGCTTCCAGTTCGAGGCCGGGCTCCACGCGGAGTCGATGGCGAGCCTCGACCGCTACGAGGCGCTCTCGCCGATGATGGACGCGACGACCCGTCGCTGGCTGGCGGCCCGCCGCTCGGACGCGGCCTACCGCCTTGGGGACGTGGCGGCGGCCGTGACGTACGCGCGGGAGGCCGGCGAGGGCTTCTTCCGGGAGGTCGCCGACCGAATGCAGGCCGCCGAGGACGACCGCCGCGTCCGGCTGGGCGTCCGGTTCGTCCGCCAGCACCACCAGACCTGCGCGCCGGCGACCCTGGCGGCGCTGGCCCGGTTCTGGGGCCGCGAGGCCGACCACCTGGAGGTCGCCGAGGCGATCTGCTATGACGGCACGCCCGACCATCGCGAGCGGTCGTGGGCCGGGGCGAACGGCTGGCGGGCGCGCGAGTTCACCGTGACCTGGGACGCGGCCGTCGCGCTGCTCGACCGGGGCGTGCCGTTCACCCTGACGACCGTCGAGCCCCAGAGCGCGCACCTCCAGGCGGTCATCGGCTACGACGCCCGCCGCGCGACGCTCCTGATCCGCGACCCGACCCTTCCGCACGAGGGCGAGGCCCTGGCCGGGCCGTTCCTCGAACGGTACCGATCCGTCGGCCCGCGGGGCATGGCCATGGTCCCCTCCGCACGCGCCGAGCTGCTCGACGGCGTCGACCTCCCCGACGCGGGGCTGTTCGACCGCCTGCACCGCATCCAGGTCGCCCTGCGGGGGCACGACCGCGATGCGGCCGCGGCCGAGCTGGCGGCGATGCGCGCCGAGGCGCCGGACCACCGGCTCACGCACCAGGCCCGCCGCCACCTCGCCCTCTACGACGCCGACGGGCCGACCAACCTGGAAGTGGTGGCGGCGATGCGCGCGCAGTTCCCCGACGACGTGAACCTGCGGCTCTTCCACCTCTCCTGCCTGCGCGAACTGGGCCGGCGCGACGACCGCCTGGCCCTCTACCGCGAGGCCTGCGCCGCGCCGACGGCCGACCCGATCCTGTTCCGCCAGTTCGCCGAGGAGCTGCTGGCCGACGCCCGCGATCAGGAGGCCGCGGGGCGGATGGTCGCCCGGGCGATGCGGGCCCGGCCGACCGACGCGGCCTCGATCTCCATCCTGGCCCGGCTCGCCTGGAACGCGGGCCGCCGCGACGAGGCCCTGGAGCTGCACCGGTTCGCCTCGTGCCTGAGCGACAAGGACGAATGGCTGGCGCGGGCCTACTTCGGCGCGGCCCGAATGCTGCGCCGCCAGGAGGAGCCGCTGGCCCTGCTGCACGACCGCTCCCGCCGCTACGGCGCGCGGTCGTCGGCGCCGGCGCGGACCCTGCACGCCGCGCTGGCGATGCTGGACCGGTCCGCCGAGGCCCAGGCCGTGCTCGACGAGGCGCTGAGGTTCCGCCCCGACGACGGCGAGCTGCTGCTGTACGCCGCCGAGGCCGACGCGGCGGCCGGCGAGTTCGAGCGCGCCTCGGCCCGGGTCGAGGCGGCCCGCCCTCATTGCCGCCGGGGCGACTGGCTCCGCGCCGCGGCGGCGCTGGCCTCGGCGCGCGGCGACCTCCCCGGCTCGCTGGCCCTCTGGCGAGACGTGCTCCGCGCCGAGCCGGCGGCCCTCGACGCCAACAGGGCGGCGGCCGGGCTGCTCGCCGAGACCGAGGGCCGCGCCGCATCCTACGCCCACCTGGAGTCCGCCTGCGGCCGGTCGCCGCACAACTACGCGCTGCATCAGGCGCTCGTCGAGCAGGCGCGGGGCGAGGGCCCGGAGGTGGCCGAGCCGGCCCTCCGCCGACTGCTGGAGATCCACCCGGCATCCGCCTGGGGGCGTCGCGAGATGGCGATGTTGTTGAGCCGGACCGGCCGCCATGACCAGGCGGCGGCGGAGATGGCGGTCGCCGCGGCCCTCGAACCCGACTCGACGTACGAGGCCGGGATCCGCGGCCGGATCCACGAGGACGCCGGCCGGCCCGCCGAGGCCCGCGCGGCCTACCGCGAGGCGGTCCGCCGCGACGTCGACAACGAGGACGCCGTCGCTCGCCTGATCGCGATCTGCGACTCCCAGGCCGACCGCCTCGACGCGATCGCCTTCGTCGCCGCCGAGCTGGAGCGCCAGGTCATCTTCGGCGACGGCCTGCTCGTCTTCGCCCGATACGCGCGGGGGCATCTCGGATCGGACGGCCTGCTCGCCACGCTCGTCGCCGCGTGGGAGGCGCGTCCCGACCTCTGGCACGCCTGGTCCGCCCTGATCGACGAGCGCGTCGGCCGCGGCGAGCTGGACGAGGCCGAGGGCCTGGCGCGACGGGCCGCCGAGCGGTTCCCGCTCCTCCCCCGGATCCACCTCGACCTCTCCGCCGTCCTCCGCGTCCGGGGCGACGTCGAGGGCGAGCGCGCCGCGCTTCGGCGGGCCCTGCAGATCAGCCCGGGATGGGGCCGGGCCGCCTGCCAGCTGGCGCAGTCGCTGGAGGGGGAGAAGCTGTTCGAAGAGTCGCGCGGCGTGCTGGAACGGGCCGTCGCCTCGGCGCCGCTGGACGCCCAGGTCAACGGCTATCTCGCCGACGCGCTCTGGAGCCTGGGCGAGAAGGACGCGGCGCGGGATCGGATCGCCGTCGCGCTGCGGCTCGACCCCGGCTACGCGTGGGCCTGGCGCGCCTTCGCCGCGTGGTCGAAGGAGGTCGGCTCGCCCGACGCGGCGGTCGCGCTCGCCCGCGAGGTCGTCGCGGCCCGCGCCGGCGACGCGCGGGCCTGGAAGGCGTTGGAGGGAGCCCTCGAAGACCGTCCCGAGACGCTCGACGAACGTCTCGCCGCCCTCGATCGGGCGGCCGCGCTGGCGCCCCGCGACGACGTGGTGCACGACCGCAGGGCCGAGATCCTGGCCGAGGCGGGCCGCTTCGACGAGGCCGAGGCCGCCTGCGCACCGCCGGGTTGGGGCGACCGGCCGCCGTCGAACCTGCGGGGACGGGCCGCCTGGGTCGCCGCCCGCCGGGGCGACCGCGCCGGGGCCCGGGCCCGGATGCGGCCGATCGTCGAGGAGGAGCCCGACTACGCCTGGGGCTGGCGTCGACTGGCCGAATGGGCCCGCGAGGACGGCGACGCGCCGGCCTACCTGGAGGCTGCCGAGCAGCTCGCGCGGCTCGACTCGGGCGATCCTTACAGCCTCGGCGCGCTCGGCGAGGCCCGGCTCCGGAACGGCGACCGCGCCGGGGCCAAGGAGGGATTCCGCCGCGCCCTGGCGATCGACCCCGCGTACGACTTCGCGGCCCTGAACCTCTTCACCCTGGAGCTGGCCGACGGCCGTCTCGACGCCGCCGAGGAGGCGCTCCGGCCCCTGATGGCGCCCGAGTACGAATACCCGGCCTACGTCGTCGCCCGCGAGGTCCAGCTCCATGCAGCCCGCAAGGACCGGCCCGCCGCGATCGAAGCCCTGGAGAGGCTCTGCGTCGCGGCCGACCCCGGCTCGGAATGGCCCTGGCGGGCGGCCGACGCGGCGCTCGTCGCCGCCGGCTGGAGGCGGGCGGCCGACCGGGCTTTCCAGGCCGCCCTCGCCCGGCCCGGCGCCGCCCCGAACGTGGGCGAGATGTGGGCGTCCCGGCGCGGGGCCCTGCGGGCCTGGCGCGTCGGCCGCACGCTGCGCCGGCTCCTCCCCACCGGGGGCGAGGCGGCCCGCCGGGCCCTGGAGGCCCACGTCAAGGTCCTGGGCGAAGCCCGTTCCGGGGCTTTGCTCCGGCTCACGGTGTGGAGGCATCGCGCCGCGCTCCGCGCCCATGCCGACTGCTGGGGCATGGTCGGCTACGCGCTGGGGCGGGCCTCGCGGCCCCGCGCCGTGGTGCGCTGGCTGGAGGATTGGACCAACCGCCAGGGCGTCAAGCCCTGGATGCTCGTCGCCCTGGCGCTCGCCCAGCGGTCGCTCGGACGCGACGTCCAGGCCAACCGCATCGATCGCGCCGCGATGGACCTGCCCGAAGACGGCCGACGCCCCTGGCACGCCGCCTGGCTGGCGCTGGACGCGCTCTGCGAGGGCGATGCGGCCGCCGCGGCCGCCTGGCTCGCCGTCCCGGGGGCTCCCGATTTCAACGGCCTGCACGCGTATGTCCACGGCCTGGCGACGATCCTCCTCGAAGTCGAGCGGGCCGATCCCGGCGCTCGCGTCATCGCCGCGGGGTCCGGCCTCAGACGGCTCCGCGAGCTGGGCCGATCCTCGCTCGTCGATCCGGTCGACCGGGCCCTGGCGATGCGGGCCTGCCGTCGCGTGGGCCGACGCCTGGCCGCCCACGTCCCGGTCTGGCGCCGGCCGCTGGTCCGGGTGGGCCTCGAACTCCAGCCGCCGCGCGTGGCCGGGCGGGCCTGA
- a CDS encoding DUF1559 domain-containing protein gives MGRELGVESGRASRRRMKIAAGLALGLVAIGSAAAEEPAAATRTSAARCVPAEKLIAFFEFDGLKAHEAAWKKTAAWKALHETKLGELLEDLAEQGFDAIAENQPRFAGVRAAVEQALAHVKDAGFAVGLFGDPDHPRWAVVLPGANRPEFVKPLADLDAVAPPATTNGRTVHASGDAVWWIEKDDLIFADPQAADAVMATLDGKAPSVLDHPRRAALARLDDGFEPAAYGFLDLAALPPMPPDAAKLGFDGVKRVEVRWGFQDDALVTAVRVVAPKPRRGLVALVDQPTFDLDAIPPIPTSPDAFGAFSIDALGTYDRVVRLVKENDPDGARQVAELEDAVRGRLGLDLRIDLLKLLGPRAAASMLPVEPPEGGFPDLRMAGVFAYAGLVASVQTSDEAALAARVEALMPILNKALAAQARGAPQPPRFERVKGPKFEYGMDLAGLGMPPIFEQAFSPTVALADGWLVVAATRDGARQAVAAGSGPDGRWKPEGAFAPMAKRLPAGMIALAVSDIRETIPAIVEGLPQLAAIANAQIAQQTGRNEEFIDVDPDKVPPADQLRPLLFPSSSALAVDDEGILIHQRESIPSVTSPTNLGVLVALTLPAVQSAREAARRAQCVNNLKQIGLACLNYESVAGALPADIVDKDGKPLLSWRVAILPYMEEQALYGKFKLDEPWDSPHNKPLLDEMPRSFLCPSRPTTDKTRSPYQGFAGPHALFEPGRKIKLTEIPDGTSTTLLAVEGAEDVPWSKPGDIAFDPDAAPTLKGAGSKHPGGFNALFADGHVKFLKNSINPVVLKAMITRDLGEVVDKDAF, from the coding sequence ATGGGTCGCGAACTGGGCGTCGAGTCGGGGCGGGCGTCGCGTCGCCGCATGAAGATCGCCGCGGGCCTGGCGCTCGGGCTGGTCGCGATCGGCTCGGCCGCCGCGGAAGAGCCGGCCGCCGCGACCCGGACCTCGGCCGCGCGTTGCGTGCCGGCCGAGAAGCTGATCGCCTTCTTCGAGTTCGACGGCCTGAAGGCCCACGAGGCCGCCTGGAAGAAGACGGCCGCGTGGAAGGCGCTCCACGAGACGAAGCTCGGCGAGCTGCTGGAAGACCTGGCGGAGCAAGGGTTCGACGCGATCGCCGAGAACCAGCCGCGATTCGCCGGGGTCCGGGCGGCCGTCGAGCAGGCCCTCGCCCACGTCAAGGACGCGGGATTCGCCGTCGGCCTCTTCGGCGACCCGGACCACCCGCGCTGGGCGGTCGTCCTGCCCGGGGCGAACCGGCCGGAGTTCGTGAAGCCCCTGGCCGATCTCGACGCGGTCGCGCCGCCCGCGACGACGAACGGGCGGACCGTCCACGCCAGCGGCGACGCGGTCTGGTGGATCGAGAAGGACGACCTGATCTTCGCCGATCCGCAGGCCGCCGACGCCGTGATGGCGACCCTGGACGGCAAGGCCCCCAGCGTGCTGGACCATCCCCGGCGGGCGGCGCTCGCCCGGCTCGACGACGGTTTCGAGCCGGCGGCCTACGGGTTCCTCGACCTGGCCGCCCTGCCGCCGATGCCGCCCGACGCGGCGAAGCTCGGCTTCGACGGCGTGAAGCGGGTCGAGGTCCGCTGGGGGTTCCAGGACGACGCGTTGGTGACCGCCGTCCGGGTGGTCGCACCGAAACCTCGTCGCGGCCTCGTCGCCCTGGTCGACCAGCCCACGTTCGACCTCGACGCCATCCCGCCGATCCCGACCTCCCCGGACGCGTTCGGCGCCTTCTCGATCGATGCGCTCGGGACTTACGACCGGGTCGTCCGGCTCGTCAAGGAGAACGATCCCGACGGCGCACGCCAGGTCGCCGAGCTGGAGGACGCGGTCCGCGGGCGGCTGGGACTGGACCTGCGCATCGACCTGCTCAAGCTCCTCGGGCCCCGGGCCGCGGCCTCCATGCTGCCCGTCGAGCCGCCCGAAGGGGGCTTCCCCGACCTCCGCATGGCGGGCGTCTTCGCCTACGCCGGCCTGGTCGCCTCGGTGCAGACGAGCGACGAGGCGGCGCTGGCCGCACGGGTCGAGGCGTTGATGCCGATCCTCAACAAGGCGCTCGCGGCCCAGGCCCGGGGGGCCCCGCAGCCCCCCCGTTTCGAGCGCGTCAAGGGGCCGAAGTTCGAGTACGGCATGGACCTGGCGGGCCTGGGCATGCCGCCGATCTTCGAGCAGGCCTTCTCGCCGACGGTCGCCCTGGCCGACGGCTGGCTCGTCGTCGCGGCGACGCGCGACGGGGCGCGGCAGGCCGTCGCGGCGGGATCGGGGCCGGACGGCCGCTGGAAGCCGGAAGGGGCCTTCGCGCCGATGGCGAAACGGCTGCCGGCCGGGATGATCGCGCTGGCGGTCAGCGACATCCGCGAGACCATCCCGGCGATCGTCGAGGGCCTGCCCCAGCTCGCGGCGATCGCCAACGCCCAGATCGCCCAGCAGACGGGCCGCAACGAAGAGTTCATCGACGTCGACCCGGACAAGGTCCCGCCGGCCGACCAGCTCCGCCCCCTGCTCTTCCCCTCCTCGTCCGCCCTGGCCGTCGACGACGAGGGGATCCTGATCCACCAGCGCGAGTCGATCCCCAGCGTGACCTCGCCGACCAACCTGGGCGTCCTCGTCGCGCTCACGCTCCCCGCCGTCCAGTCGGCCCGCGAGGCCGCGCGCCGGGCCCAGTGCGTCAACAACCTGAAGCAGATCGGCCTGGCCTGCCTGAACTACGAGAGCGTCGCGGGCGCCCTCCCCGCCGACATCGTCGACAAGGACGGCAAGCCGCTGCTGAGCTGGCGGGTCGCGATCCTCCCCTACATGGAAGAGCAGGCCCTCTACGGCAAGTTCAAGCTCGACGAGCCCTGGGACTCGCCCCACAACAAGCCGCTCCTGGACGAGATGCCCAGGTCCTTCCTCTGCCCGAGCCGCCCCACGACCGACAAGACGCGCAGCCCTTACCAGGGCTTCGCCGGGCCGCACGCGCTCTTCGAACCCGGCCGCAAGATCAAGCTGACCGAGATCCCCGACGGCACGTCCACGACCCTCCTGGCGGTCGAGGGGGCCGAGGACGTCCCATGGTCGAAGCCAGGCGACATCGCCTTCGACCCCGACGCCGCCCCAACCCTCAAGGGGGCCGGCTCCAAGCATCCCGGCGGCTTCAACGCCCTGTTCGCCGACGGACACGTGAAGTTCCTCAAGAACTCCATCAATCCCGTCGTACTCAAGGCCATGATCACGCGCGACCTGGGCGAGGTCGTCGACAAGGACGCGTTTTGA
- a CDS encoding diacylglycerol/lipid kinase family protein encodes MTHLDDEPPDDAPSPGPRGGWVGVVANPASGSGASRRKAERLMTALRDDHGLDAEAAWTPAERTALVARADADPSCRCLVAVGGDGTVSALINEKPRTPISVLRAGTENLAARHFQVGVDAEGLARTIAAGKAVPVDVGLANGRRFLLMTGFGFDGDVVTRHHGMRTATGVLRTTHRAAYVEPILRSSFSYRFPSIAVRVEDPGAEETLVGTTVFVFNLPRYALNLPFAPSARQDDGLLDLVVFRDPGPFQALYYLWRVVLGTHLKLSGVYHRRVRKVSLSARGAVPVQIDGDPGGRLLPITPAHARPDATARDAPTTRDLWSIEVLPRALRVLVDPAWSPGARPAALAGGGLFR; translated from the coding sequence ATGACACACCTCGACGACGAGCCCCCGGATGACGCACCGTCTCCAGGCCCCCGCGGGGGCTGGGTCGGCGTGGTCGCCAACCCGGCCTCGGGCTCGGGGGCCAGCCGGCGCAAGGCCGAGCGGCTCATGACGGCGCTGCGGGACGACCACGGACTCGACGCCGAGGCCGCCTGGACCCCCGCCGAACGCACGGCCCTGGTCGCCCGGGCCGACGCCGACCCCTCGTGCCGCTGCCTGGTCGCGGTCGGCGGCGACGGCACCGTCTCGGCCCTGATCAACGAGAAGCCGCGCACGCCGATCTCGGTCCTCCGCGCCGGGACCGAAAACCTCGCGGCTCGCCACTTCCAGGTCGGGGTCGACGCCGAGGGCCTGGCGCGGACCATCGCCGCCGGCAAGGCCGTGCCGGTCGACGTCGGCCTCGCCAACGGCCGCCGGTTCCTGCTGATGACGGGCTTCGGCTTCGACGGCGACGTCGTCACCCGGCACCACGGCATGCGGACGGCCACGGGCGTGCTGCGGACCACCCACCGCGCCGCCTACGTCGAACCGATCCTCCGCTCCAGCTTCAGCTACCGCTTCCCCTCGATCGCCGTCCGGGTCGAGGATCCGGGGGCCGAGGAGACCCTCGTCGGCACCACGGTCTTCGTCTTCAACCTCCCCCGCTACGCGCTCAACCTTCCCTTCGCCCCGTCCGCCCGCCAGGACGACGGCCTGCTCGACCTCGTCGTCTTCCGCGACCCCGGCCCGTTCCAGGCGCTCTATTACCTCTGGCGGGTCGTCCTGGGGACCCATTTGAAGCTCTCGGGCGTCTATCACCGCCGGGTGCGCAAGGTCTCCCTGTCCGCCCGGGGGGCCGTCCCCGTCCAGATCGACGGCGACCCCGGCGGCCGGCTGCTGCCGATCACCCCGGCGCACGCCCGCCCCGACGCGACCGCCCGCGACGCCCCCACGACGCGGGACCTCTGGTCGATCGAGGTCCTCCCCCGGGCCCTACGCGTCCTCGTCGACCCGGCGTGGTCTCCCGGCGCCCGGCCGGCTGCCCTCGCCGGGGGCGGGCTCTTCCGCTAA